Proteins encoded in a region of the Planococcus citri chromosome 1, ihPlaCitr1.1, whole genome shotgun sequence genome:
- the Wdr82 gene encoding WD repeat-containing protein 82, producing MVIEMKLVDQVVRSFKVAKIFRDFHDKVTAIDFAPEGDYIVCCSEDDQIVVYDCEKGVQTKTVNSKKYGVDLVHFTHAKNTCIHSSTKIDDTIRYLSLHDTKYIRYFPGHTKKVVTMCLSPTDDCFISGSLDKTLRLWDIRSPNCQGLMHLSGRPVVAYDPDGLIFAAGINSECIKLYDLRSFDKGPFVTFKQSQEKECDWTGLKFSQDGKTILISTNGSIIRLIDAFQGTPLQSFAGHLNNKGIPIEASFSPDSQFIFSGSTDGRIHVWNAETGYKVCVLQGDHPHPVTCVQFNPKYMMLASACQNVGFWLPSLDED from the coding sequence ATGGTTATCGAAATGAAGCTAGTTGATCAAGTTGTTCGTAGTTTCAAAGTGGCGAAAATATTCCGGGATTTTCACGATAAAGTTACTGCGATCGATTTTGCTCCGGAAGGCGATTATATAGTATGTTGCAGCGAAGACGATCAGATAGTGGTATACGATTGCGAGAAAGGGGTTCAAACAAAAACTGTTAACAGTAAGAAATATGGAGTCGATTTAGTTCATTTCACACACGCTAAAAACACTTGTATTCACAGTTCTACGAAAATTGACGACACTATACGATATTTATCTCTACACGACACTAAGTATATCCGATATTTTCCTGGCCATACGAAAAAAGTTGTCACGATGTGTTTATCTCCTACAGACGATTGTTTCATATCAGGATCATTAGATAAAACACTTCGACTGTGGGATATACGATCTCCTAATTGTCAAGGCTTGATGCATTTATCCGGACGACCTGTCGTCGCCTATGATCCCGATGGTCTCATTTTTGCAGCCGGAATCAATTCCGAATGCATTAAATTATACGATTTACGGTCTTTCGATAAAGGACCATTTGTTACTTTTAAACAATCACAGGAAAAAGAATGCGATTGGACAGGATTGAAATTCAGTCAAGATGGAAAAACTATTCTAATATCTACTAATGGTTCAATTATAAGGTTAATCGATGCATTTCAAGGCACTCCTTTGCAATCCTTCGCCGGGCATTTGAATAACAAAGGTATACCTATCGAAGCATCGTTCAGTCCAGATTCGCAGTTCATTTTTAGTGGCTCCACCGATGGTAGAATACATGTTTGGAACGCAGAAACTGGATATAAAGTCTGTGTTCTTCAAGGGGATCATCCGCACCCCGTTACTTGTGTACAGTTCAACCCGAAGTATATGATGCTAGCCTCTGCCTGTCAGAATGTTGGTTTTTGGCTCCCATCCTTGGATGAAGATTGA
- the O-fut1 gene encoding GDP-fucose protein O-fucosyltransferase 1 — MKMRKFGISFWFYCVLLLLHSSKGEIHENGYLVYCPCMGRFGNQADHFLGVLGFAKGINRSLVLPPWVEYKFGESRSRQIPFDTYFKIEPLQKFHDVILMKDFMENEAKEIWTPEKRTAFCYMPRGENNSCNAKQGNPFGPFWDTFNIDFVSSEFYNPLHYDVYHSDVAKKWMEKYPSKDYPVLAFTGAPASFPVQKDNVYLQKYLVWSEKIDQMANTFMKEVLPSGGFIGIHLRNGIDWVRTCEHVPQTPILFSSPQCFGYQSEYGPTTSESCFPSKDTIIQQIRRVMRSMKDVASIFVASDSNHMITELKETFNHLAVEKYPENNPHVDLAILGRANHFIGNCVSSFSAFVKRERDVRGFPSSFWAFPPKKSTVRDEL, encoded by the exons atgaaaatgaggAAATTCGGAATTTCATTCTGGTTCTACTGCGTCTTATTGTTGCTGCACTCATCAAAGGGAGAAATTCATGAAAACGGTTACCTCGTGTATTGTCCCTGCATGG GTCGATTTGGCAATCAAGCTGATCATTTTCTTGGGGTATTAGGTTTTGCTAAAGGAATAAATCGCTCGCTGGTACTACCTCCTTGGGTGGAATATAAATTTGGTGAATCCAGATCT CGACAAATTCCATTtgatacttatttcaaaatagaacctctgcaaaaatttcatgatgTGATTTTGATGAAAGATTTTATGGAAAATGAAGCAAAAGAGATATGGACTCCTGAGAAAAGAACAG CATTCTGCTACATGCCTAGAGGAGAGAATAATTCATGTAATGCCAAGCAAGGAAATCCATTCGGTCCATTTTGGGATACATTCAACATAGATTTTGTGTCGTCTGAATTTTACAATCCATTACATTATGACGTATACCATTCGGATGTGGCGAAGAAATGGATGGAAAAATATCCGTCTAAGGATTATCctg TTCTAGCATTTACTGGGGCACCCGCTAGTTTTCCTGTTCAAAAAGACAATGTTTATTTGCAGAAGTATTTAGTTTGGAGTGAAAAAATCGACCAGATGGCGAATACATTCATGAAAGAAGTGTTACCATCGGGTGGTTTCATCGGTATTCATTTGCGAAATGGTATTGACTGG GTTCGAACTTGCGAGCACGTTCCTCAGActcctattttattttcatcaccTCAGTGTTTTGGTTACCAGTCGGAGTATGGCCCCACTACTTCAGAATCATGCTTCCCCTCTAAAGACACGATTATTCAGCAGATTCGTCGAGTAATGAGGAGTATGAAGGATGTAGCTTCAATATTTGTCGCATCTGACAGTAATCACATGATTACAGAACTGAAGGAAACTTTTAATCAT TTGGCTGTTGAAAAGTACCCAGAGAATAACCCTCACGTTGATTTGGCTATTTTGGGACGTGCGAATCATTTCATTGGAAATTGTGTGTCTTCCTTTAGTGCTTTCGTCAAACGCGAGAGAGATGTAAGAGGCTTTCCGTCTTCTTTCTGGGCTTTCCCTCCCAAGAAATCTACTGTTCGAGACGAATTATGA
- the LOC135831782 gene encoding uncharacterized protein LOC135831782 — MMATDTQLEAQRLVSISLSKMAQSRTQRTGISLHKSLLVATVLQKARFLCMEEVFRMVHSTAPYQNNYNNDNIEEPSYDFDDEESLIGLTPEEAGITNQDSVILGYSELSGEDETDASTQNDSKQNAASICDKENLAPEGPTYFDLDKSPKDQVFRDRSSSITYSQSSSYCKSLKRRRAVCDSETEEAVQSILPKKTRIHSFDSDCEDLVFSDDDQFSNDDNCSVDDDLSGAKSMDIDRITSLVSIFSFGGISSSSSTINSNECSSSNSNSNSFGGLTRSSSTPDLCSAQAKESGTIQQSPFIAMTV; from the coding sequence ATGATGGCAACGGATACTCAGTTAGAAGCTCAGCGATTAGTGAGTATTTCTTTGTCAAAGATGGCTCAGTCTCGAACTCAAAGAACTGGCATTAGTCTGCATAAGAGTTTATTGGTAGCCACAGTCTTACAAAAAGCTAGATTTCTGTGTATGGAGGAAGTGTTTCGAATGGTTCATTCAACGGCTCCGTATCAAAACAACTACAACAATGATAATATCGAAGAACCGTCTTATGATTTCGATGATGAAGAAAGTCTAATCGGTTTAACTCCTGAGGAAGCTGGCATCACGAATCAGGATTCTGTTATTCTAGGATATTCTGAACTAAGCGGTGAAGATGAAACCGATGCCAGCACACAAAATGACTCTAAACAAAATGCAGCGTCTATATGTGATAAAGAAAATTTGGCACCAGAAGGTCCTACTTATTTTGATCTAGATAAATCACCAAAAGATCAAGTTTTTCGCGATAGATCTTCTAGCATTACGTATTCGCAATCATCTTCGTATTGTAAAAGCCTAAAACGAAGAAGAGCGGTGTGTGATTCCGAAACTGAAGAAGCGGTGCAGTCCATCTTACCTAAGAAAACTAGAATCCATAGTTTCGATTCCGATTGCGAAGATTTAGTGTTCAGTGATGATGATCAGTTCTCAAATGATGATAATTGTTCTGTCGATGACGATTTAAGCGGTGCCAAGTCCATGGATATCGATAGGATTACCAGTTTAGTATCGATATTTAGCTTTGGTGGAATATCATCGTCGTCATCTACCATTAATTCCAATGAGTGCTCTTCGTCCAATTCTAACAGTAATTCGTTCGGTGGTCTTACCAGATCTTCTTCTACACCAGACTTATGCTCAGCTCAAGCTAAAGAAAGTGGCACAATTCAACAAAGTCCATTTATTGCTATGACAGTATAA
- the LOC135831785 gene encoding E3 ubiquitin-protein ligase RNF103-like: MNVEFSYFRIVLCKRLKMEIRSCWMHFLLLFIYMLLIFVFSRLLDFVFWYHHGVSSMELVDPIVLSVRHLKQILDNRGISYIGYLEKNELVQLVKDSADIVAEEVKELKTRSVQTSQAFPSSYFKGAADFYEQVEDSKDSVWLVHVIPQNKHDHKLLNDASWENVRNYLTPFAIRTGVFNCALDPGLCKSKSWNEPLLLLALPKGTKAKDKMVVKTFYSYKQQAIIQWIREELSVRVRKFHSFEELEKEWLSTSPYSSQDIKILLLTHLLNPPLFLAALSIKFTGRVKFGIFSVKKTDMEDLSTNIKNFNHVPSYVIITQNNTVIYGQKKSQRCNFNSMNIFLKVLQPEVNDIFVFSLIIVNMLAILDIFQMSKEMNSWWWEIGRVIWTLMNYNFRALAVWLLLVNIIQWQFISIFAEAGTTLLRFFALTNIGTLAISDYQGCYNAPSLFFTSFLVYCYIATKMLKKYYEPLRSRNVPTIAANSWVERLQLDTLFLDSLFRRPMFSRRYSQTGNDDRIQMEMDERMDSIVARLTLPNFWLQPAIPNDYIKDLPVWIFRSDREDEMDAIKNLMDGISEKCDTSEPEDRSSSSKFTSPSTAFCPYSYDCKLIRNGKVNYCSKCLRSKQKDGIETAILSPECAICLELYESGMVLCSLPCRHSFHKDCIVTWLERDNHHCPICRWPAYKYKPILRTTHLSES, from the exons atgaatgtagagttttcatattttcgaatCGTGCTTTGTAAAagattgaaaatggaaatacgATCTTGCTGGATGCATTTCCTTTTGCTGTTTATTTATATGCTATTAATATTCGTGTTTTCACGATTACTTGATTTCGTCTTTTGGTATCATCATGGTGTTTCTTCGATGGAGTTGGTTGATCCAATTGTTCTGAGCGTTCGTCATTTAAAGCAGATCTTGGATAATAGAGGAATCAGTTACATTGGTTACTTGGAGAAAAACGAGCTAGTGCAGTTGGTCAAGGATTCTG cTGATATTGTCGCCGAGGAAGttaaagaattgaaaacacGCAGTGTTCAAACGAGTCAAGCTTTCCCATCGTCGTATTTCAAAGGAGCTGCTGATTTCTACGAACAAGTTGAAGATTCTAAAGATAGTGTTTGGTTAGTCCATGTTATACCACAAAATAAACATGATCATAAATTGCTCAACGATGCTAGTTGGGAAAACGTTCGTAATTACCTGACTCCATTTGCTATACGTACCGGAGTGTTCAATTGTGCATTAGATCCTGG TTTGTGCAAATCGAAATCATGGAATGAACCACTTCTCTTATTAGCTTTACCAAAAGGAACTAAAGCTAAAGATAAAATGGTGGTGAAAACGTTTTATTCGTATAAACAACAA GCAATTATTCAGTGGATTCGTGAAGAACTCTCCGTACGTGTTCGTAAATTCCACAGTTTTGAAGAACTGGAGAAAGAATGGCTGAGTACATCACCTTATTCTTCGCAGGATATTAAAATATTACTACTGACTCATTTACTGAATCCACCGTTGTTTTTAGCTGCTTTAAGCATTAAATTCACAG GCCGTGttaaatttggtattttttcggTAAAGAAAACCGATATGGAAGACTTATCAactaatattaaaaatttcaatcacgTCCCTTCTTACGTAATCATTACGCAAAATAATACCGTGATATACGGTCAGAAGAAATCTCAGCGGTGTAATTTCAATTCtatgaatatatttttgaaagttttacaacCAGAAGTGAATGATATATTTGTATTCAGTTTGATCATCGTTAATATGCTGGCAATACTCGATATATTTCAG ATGTCGAAAGAAATGAATTCATGGTGGTGGGAAATCGGACGTGTTATATGGACGCTAATGAATTACAATTTTCGTGCTCTAGCTGTATGGTTATTGCTTGTGAACATTATTCAGTGGCAGTTCATAAGTATTTTCGCGGAAGCTGGCACCACGCTTTTGCGATTTTTCGCTCTCACCAACATAGGAACTCTCGCTATATCGGACTATCAAGGATGCTATAACGCGCCGtcgttattttttacttcttttctGGTTTACTGCTACATAGCgactaaaatgttgaaaaaatattacgaacCGTTACGTTCTCGTAATGTTCCAACCATCGCTGCGAATAGTTGGGTGGAAAGACTTCAGTTGGATACGTTGTTTTTGGATTCGTTATTTAGACGTCCCATGTTTTCTCGTCGATACTCTCAGACAGGCAACGACGACAGAATACAAATGGAAATGGACGAACGTATGGACTCCATCGTGGCGAGATTGACATTACCTAATTTCTGGTTACAACCGGCGATTCCGAATGATTACATAAAGGACCTACCAGTGTGGATCTTTCGTTCAGATCGTGAAGACGAAATGGATGCGATTAAAAACCTCATGGATGGTATCAGCGAAAAATGCGATACCTCTGAACCTGAAGATAGGAGCTCGTCTAGCAAATTCACGTCACCTTCAACGGCATTCTGCCCCTATAGTTACGATTGTAAATTGATACGTAATGGTAAAGTgaattattgttcaaaatgcTTAAGGTCCAAGCAGAAGGATGGTATCGAAACTGCTATACTTTCTCCGGAATGTGCGATTTGTTTGGAGTTGTACGAATCTGGCATGGTATTATGCAGCTTGCCATGTCGTCATAGTTTTCATAAGGATTGCATAGTTACGTGGTTAGAACGCGATAATCATCATTGTCCCATTTGCAGATGGCCTGCGTACAAGTACAAACCAATTTTGCGAACAACTCATTTATCAGAAAGTTGA
- the LOC135831797 gene encoding protein TEX261, whose translation MWFLYCLTWLSFLIQICFGTISIVSGLYYLAELVEEYTVIAKKVITWITVFVFLCFCGLWLFEELPLTMSICGIIGQMMYFLILRTFPYVSLKSPSFVLSIIVLIVNHYFAFHYFGTEFHSFSEVIAYFTICVWMVPFVLFISLSANDHVLPTTVNSSSSLLDDSDVVTKYFSKKNKKYGLLPLFHYLKDSVLPERNKKVF comes from the exons ATGTGGTTCTTATATTGCCTTACGTGGTTGTCTTTCTTAATTCAGATATGTTTTGGAACTATATctatag TTTCAGGGTTGTATTATTTAGCTGAGTTAGTTGAAGAATATACTGTTATTGCGAAGAAAGTTATAACATGGATTACAGTT TTCGTCTTCTTGTGTTTCTGCGGACTTTGGCTATTCGAAGAACTTCCGCTGACCATGTCAATATGCGGAATAATCGGACAGATGATGTATTTTCTAATCCTTAGAACGTTCCCTTATGTTTCATTGAAATCTCCTTCTTTCGTGCTGTCTATTATAGTATTAATAGTCAACCATTACTTcgcatttcattattttggaactgaatttcattctttttccGAG GTGATAGCATATTTCACCATTTGCGTATGGATGGTGCCATTTGTTCTTTTCATTTCTTTGTCTGCCAACGATCACGTTTTACCAACTACGGTGAATTCATCCAGTTCGTTACTAG aTGACAGCGACGTcgttacaaaatatttttccaagaaaaacaaaaagtacGGTTTATTACCACTTTTTCATTACTTGAAAGATTCTGTTCTACCTGAGAGGAATAAGaaagtattctaa
- the Sec15 gene encoding exocyst complex component 6 → MESGGLNYELFLQEIEGVDDYWGPTFRAIYECDDHPKFMEQLDKRIKYHDKEIERMCNNYYQGFIDSIKDLQQVRNQAKNLKNKVVEIDKAIQKSSKNFEEKCEGLVEARRIEYNTTAAISTLSSCVPVLATYSKLQKQISDKRYYPALKTLEQLEHLYLPRVSNLKFFQQMIENIPEIRENVKKVSMSDLKDFLENIRRLSSKIGEVAMRHTAEQLGSDLDVVGIKSKKKKHVPGDNSPDVMLESDEDLSAQHLIDFSPIYRCLHIYTVLSSRDVFENYYRTQREKQAGLVVQPPYSKLETIVHYKQYLQSIVGFFVQEDHILNTSSGLIDRKYLNELWDSSLSKIISTLKSQTVICSDANLLLRIKDLILLFAATLRNYGYKVEPLIDFLHEMKDKYNDILMQRWVQVFMRILEEGRFLPIQVSNPGEYEDIVEMFPFKNNVLEKAEFPKKFPFSAMVPNVYHEVKEFIYAVLKFTEDLNLKQAEVDDMIRKSTNKLLTQIFSSCLSSLFQKSNLTLYQTTQIIIDTNYLEKSSVYLEEFISNITGSSRDAQLYSETDIYLFKVARDDAERQICEKLKNKLDEFLELENYDWILVEPQGHASSFITDLIAFLKSTFESFTDLPAEVAQKACHSACEHIAKSLLRFMTSEDVKQISMGALQQINLDTIQCEQFAASEPVSGLEEGALLHYFNDLRQLLDLLMSWDWSAYFHDYGQENNKYEHVNPLTAIIILEKLREADKKSVFMALKKSERDKRKLLDTVLKQLRPLANIN, encoded by the exons ATGGAAAGCGGTGGCCTGAATTATGAActatttttgcaagaaatcgaAGGAGTCGATGATTATTGGGGCCCAACTTTCAG AGCTATTTACGAATGTGACGATCATCCTAAATTTATGGAACAACTTGATAAAAGAATCAAGTATCATGATAAAGAAATAGAACGGATGTGTAATAATTATTATCAAGGATTCATCGACTCGATTAAAGATCTTCAGCAAGTTcgaaatcaagcaaaaaatctgaaa AATAAAGTTGTCGAAATTGATAAAGCAAttcaaaaatcttcgaaaaatttcgaagagAAATGTGAAGGTTTGGTGGAAGCGCGCAGAATAGAGTATAATACAACCGCAGCGATTTCAACCTTGTCCAGTTGTGTACCGGTATTAGCCACATACAGTAAACTACAAAAACAGATATCCGACAAAAG ATATTATCCAGCTTTGAAAACTTTGGAACAATTGGAACATTTGTACCTGCCGAGagtttcgaatttgaaattttttcagcaaatgattgaaaatattcCTGA AATtagagaaaatgtgaaaaaagtatCCATGTCAGATTTGAAAGATTTCTTAGAGAATATTCGTCGgctatcttcaaaaattggtgaAGTTGCTATGAGACAT ACTGCTGAACAACTTGGTAGTGATTTAGATGTGGTAGGAATAAAATCCAAGAAGAAGAAACACGTACCAG GAGATAATTCTCCAGATGTGATGTTGGAAAGTGATGAAGATCTGAGTGCACAgcatttaattgatttttctccTATATACCGTTGTCTACACATATATACTGTGTTATCATCCAgggatgtttttgaaaattattacagaACCCAACGTGAAAAACAAGCTGGACTCGTTGTACAACCACCATATAGCAAA tTGGAAACGATTGTACATTACAAGCAGTATTTGCAGAGTATCGTTGGGTTTTTTGTTCAAGAAGATCATATTTTGAATACCAGTAGCGGATTAATTGACAGAAAATATCTGAATGAATTGTGGGATTCttctttgtcaaaaataatatcaacttTGAAGAGCCAGACT GTGATCTGTTCAGATGCCAATTTATTATTGCGAATTAAAGATTTGATATTGTTATTTGCGGCCACTTTGAGA AATTACGGTTATAAAGTTGAACCACTAATCGATTTTCTGCATGAAATGAAAGATAAGTACAACGATATTTTAATGCAGCGATGGGTTCAagtttttatgagaattttagaaGAAGGAAGATTTCTACCTATTCAA GTTTCAAATCCTGGAGAATACGAAGATATTGTCGAAATGTTTCCTTTCAAGAATAACGTCCTGGAGAAGGCtgaatttcctaaaaaatttccattttcggccatggTTCCGAATGTATATCATGAAGTCAAAGAATTTATTTACGCAGTATTGAAATTTACTGAAGatttaaatttaaa GCAAGCAGAAGTTGATGATATGATCCGAAAATCGACGAATAAATTATTAACTCAAATATTTAGCAGTTGTTTATCATCTttatttcaaaagtcaaatcTAACATTATATCAAACTACCCAAATCATAATTGATACCAATTACTTGGAAAAATCATCAGTTTACTTGGAAGAATTTATTTCCAATATTACGGG ATCTTCTAGAGATGCCCAGCTGTATTCTGAAACCgacatttatttattcaaagtTGCTAGAGATGATGCTGAAAggcaaatttgtgaaaaattaaaaaacaaactgGACGAATTTTTAGAATTGGAGAATTACGATTGGATACTTGTTGAACCACAGGGTCACGCATCAAGTTTCATCACAGACCTGATTGCATTCTTAAAAAGTACATTCGAATCTTTCACCGATTTACCG GCCGAAGTTGCGCAAAAAGCGTGCCATTCAGCGTGTGAACATATTGCCAAGTCTTTACTGCGTTTCATGACGAGCGAAGATGTTAAACAAATATCCATGGGTGCTTTGCAGCAAATTAATTTGGATACAATTCAATGCGAAC aatttgCTGCATCTGAACCTGTATCAGGACTAGAGGAAGGAGCTTTATTGCATTATTTTAATGATCTGAGGCAATTATTAGATCTGCTCATGTCTTGGGATTGGTCCGCCTATTTTCATGATTATGGACAAGAGAATAATAAATATGAACATGTTAATCCGCTGACAGCTatcataattttagaaaa ATTGAGAGAGGCTGATAAGAAAAGTGTTTTTATGGCTTTGAAGAAGAGCGAAAGGGATAAAAGAAAGTTACTCGATACAGTTTTGAAGCAACTTCGTCCGTTGGCCAATATCAATTGA